In Melitaea cinxia chromosome 11, ilMelCinx1.1, whole genome shotgun sequence, a genomic segment contains:
- the LOC123658015 gene encoding uncharacterized protein LOC123658015, whose product MRESFVLIISLFAISIRCSNLDRDGFNIYKADHLRTRPDIEPVNVEVIGDRILYFYRAPLQMYLTQLPADTQEYRKGEANIFKNHMLNKELSPAEKRTSKAALSQMLQSKHDAEHT is encoded by the exons ATGCGGGAatcatttgtattaattatctCGCTATTTGCAATCTCTATACGATGTTCGAATTTAGACCGGGAtggttttaatatatataaag CTGACCATTTACGAACTCGTCCCGACATTGAGCCTGTAAATGTTGAGGTGATTGGAGATCGGATATTGT ATTTCTACCGAGCACCACTACAAATGTACTTGACTCAGCTACCGGCGGATACTCAGGAATACCGGAAGGGCGAagctaatatatttaaaa ATCATATGCTGAACAAAGAACTAAGTCCTGCGGAAAAGCGTACCTCTAAAGCAGCTTTGTCGCAAATGTTGCAGAGCAAGCACGATGCTGAACATACGTAA